Proteins from a single region of Amyelois transitella isolate CPQ chromosome 31, ilAmyTran1.1, whole genome shotgun sequence:
- the LOC132903851 gene encoding uncharacterized protein LOC132903851 encodes MGEDASGMSPAAPLTQRLFAAAKRVLSPDENTVAATPKRRPAEKRIVAAPPIADPESDSEMNVDGMLHLATARELLSRANREARGVSTIMSGPTSKLNKADQGAITSHLQTMLEIVGQLALIAEAGSSSLEKTKQANIMEARRAQRAEAEAERARREASEAAARQAAAAQMAASAAAVGRGGSYADRVRTPAAGGPLIAVYPTGGEVKTAEETKKLLKTSVAPAALKINIEKIRRVGNAGVLIQGKTKEDLARLRSALPPTLRANDVQGRMPLIAVRGVEGRDTKFEDFIGSVHEQNFKEDPNWTLPNIKKNCRLAFRKSREGGTRTTMVLACTPAFRLALLQKGCLYVEWEVCPVGDFTTAIKCGKCQTYGHPEKKCKEEKPTCSKCGTTGHKEADCKSESVRCATCKKFGRREAEAHITGAGECPARIHAERRMAEAAGISL; translated from the coding sequence ATGGGAGAGGATGCCTCTGGGATGTCCCCCGCCGCCCCCCTCACACAGCGACTGTTCGCGGCAGCGAAAAGAGTCTTGTCGCCTGACGAGAACACGGTCGCAGCGACACCAAAAAGGAGACCCGCGGAGAAGAGGATAGTTGCCGCCCCCCCCATCGCCGACCCCGAATCTGACTCCGAAATGAACGTGGACGGGATGCTGCATCTGGCCACGGCCAGGGAACTGTTGTCCCGAGCCAACCGTGAAGCAAGGGGGGTGTCGACAATTATGAGCGGGCCCACGTCAAAACTTAATAAAGCGGACCAGGGGGCTATCACGAGCCACCTCCAGACTATGCTCGAAATAGTCGGCCAGCTGGCTCTCATCGCGGAGGCGGGTTCTTCGAGCCTTGAGAAGACCAAACAAGCCAACATCATGGAGGCCCGCCGTGCTCAAAGAGCTGAGGCTGAAGCGGAGAGAGCGCGCAGGGAGGCCTCTGAGGCTGCTGCGCGTCAGGCGGCGGCCGCGCAAATGGCGGCTAGCGCTGCGGCTGTGGGAAGAGGTGGCTCCTACGCGGATAGGGTCAGGACGCCCGCAGCAGGGGGCCCGCTCATCGCGGTCTACCCGACGGGGGGTGAGGTGAAGACGGCCGAGGAGACTAAAAAGCTCCTCAAAACCTCTGTGGCACCGGCAGCCCTCAAAATTAATATCGAGAAGATCAGAAGAGTTGGTAACGCCGGGGTCCTCATCCAGGGGAAAACCAAAGAAGACTTGGCACGCCTGAGGTCAGCGCTCCCGCCGACTCTCCGGGCGAATGATGTACAGGGGAGAATGCCCCTGATCGCGGTTCGTGGCGTTGAAGGCAGGGACACGAAATTCGAAGATTTCATCGGCAGCGTCCATGAACAAAACTTCAAAGAAGACCCCAACTGGACGTTGCCgaatattaagaaaaactGTCGCCTGGCCTTCAGGAAGAGCCGCGAAGGTGGTACCCGCACGACGATGGTGCTGGCGTGCACCCCGGCGTTCAGGCTGGCGCTGTTACAGAAGGGCTGCCTATATGTAGAGTGGGAGGTCTGCCCAGTAGGGGACTTCACCACCGCCATAAAATGCGGAAAATGCCAGACATATGGCCACCCTGAGAAGAAGTGTAAGGAGGAGAAGCCCACGTGCAGCAAATGCGGTACGACTGGGCACAAAGAAGCCGACTGCAAGTCGGAGTCCGTGCGGTGCGCCACCTGCAAGAAGTTTGGCAGGAGGGAGGCGGAGGCGCACATCACGGGCGCCGGCGAGTGCCCGGCCCGCATCCACGCGGAGAGACGGATGGCTGAAGCGGCGGGCATTTCACTCTAA
- the LOC106130078 gene encoding zinc finger protein 100 produces MSSKKNYGLCRCCSAKGNHRELTKEYYMNGIREVYYDLFMECFNLFLSTDPNLSHLICSSCIQRLREASSFRMMVVATEKQLLSCINSTDEKETFFVNVPPAPELTAQHDLHIKLELKEEEYEHDDYEEDFHDEGHLDTGIDTDLVEGEAEFLARYSSLDVKPLPTRNSLYQICPDFVRRLDAMKDAVIHPSVLTSLVKNKPKKMKPSTLLTEKMVHITNATTLIQCSNIMPFRSKNRSGFPCFYCSSIFETVDKLRDHTLGHEKDDVNKILNRYGAECMVVYADVTDLKCTICNTDLPNLNELKSHLIKVHNKKIFTDYTDRVIPFKLSNDHIYECQACGFNFETFGAIERHMNTHYRNYVCHECGTGFITKYRLKVHGKSMHAAGNFPCEVCKKVFSSQQKHKNHVDAVHKLLKRFKCAKCPERFNEYFRRQKHMVEVHGVAPLLYKCNVCDKSFERRYTLSRHLKRDHLEERDYQCELCSYKCFTNNELRVHMVKHNGERIFECSVCKKSYARKKTLKEHMRIHNNDRRFACAVCGQAFVQKCSLKGHLKTHHHEYSLQMV; encoded by the exons ATGAGTAGCAAAAAGAATTATGGTTTGTGTCGCTGTTGTTCTGCGAAAGGAAATCATAGGGAACTAACGAAGGAATACTATATGAATGGGATCCGAGAAGTCTATTATGATCTATTCATGGAATGCTTTAATCTATTT CTATCAACAGACCCAAATCTGTCGCATCTCATTTGCTCATCATGCATACAGAGATTGCGAGAAGCAAGCAGTTTCCGCATGATGGTGGTTGCGACAGAAAAACAGCTGCTTAGCTGCATCAACAGCACAGATGAAAAGGAAACCTTTTTTGTTAATG TTCCACCAGCTCCTGAGCTCACAGCGCAGCACGATCTCCACATTAAGCTGGAGTTGAAGGAGGAAGAATATGAACATGATGATTATGAGGAAGACTTCCACGATGAAGGGCATCTAG ATACAGGGATCGACACAGATTTGGTGGAGGGAGAAGCGGAGTTCCTAGCCAGGTACTCTAGTCTGGACGTCAAGCCGCTGCCCACGCGCAACTCTTTGTACCAGATATGCCCGGACTTCGTCAGGCGTTTGGACGCCATGAAAG ATGCCGTGATACATCCGAGTGTGTTGACATCACTGGTTAAAAACAAGCCCAAGAAGATGAAACCTTCAACGTTGCTCACCGAGAAAATGGTGCACATAACCAATGCCACCACCCTCATCCAGTGCTCCAACATCATGCCCTTCCGAAGCAAAAACAGGTCGGGCTTCCCCTGCTTCTACTGCAGCAGCATCTTCGAAACCGTAGACAAATTGAGAGATCACACACTGGGCCACGAAAAAGATGACGTTAACAAGATCCTGAACCGCTACGGAGCAGAGTGCATGGTCGTATACGCAGACGTGACGGATCTTAAATGCACCATCTGCAACACTGACCTGCCAAACTTGAACGAGCTGAAATCACATCTCATCAAAGTCCACAATAAGAAAATTTTCACCGATTACACCGATAGAGTCATACCCTTCAAGTTGTCTAATGACCACATCTACGAATGCCAAGCCTGCGGATTCAACTTTGAGACTTTCGGTGCCATAGAGAGGCATATGAATACACATTACAGGAACTACGTTTGTCACGAGTGTGGTACAGGTTTCATAACGAAATACCGTTTGAAAGTTCACGGGAAGAGTATGCATGCGGCTGGTAACTTTCCTTGCGAGGTGTGTAAAAAGGTTTTCTCCAGTCAACAGAAACATAAGAACCATGTTGATGCCGTGCACAAGCTGTTGAAGCGGTTCAAGTGTGCGAAATGCCCGGAACGGTTCAACGAATACTTCAGAAGACAGAAGCATATGGTCGAAGTGCACGGAGTCGCCCCATTACTGTACAAGTGTAACGTATGCGACAAGTCCTTCGAGAGACGGTACACTCTGTCCAGACATTTGAAACGGGACCACTTGGAGGAACGGGATTATCAGTGTGAATTGTGTTCGTATAAGTGTTTCACTAATAACGAGTTGAGAGTGCACATGGTCAAGCATAACGGTGAAAGGATATTTGAGTGTTCTGTGTGTAAGAAGTCCTACGCTAGGAAGAAAACGTTGAAGGAACATATGCGGATACATAATAATGATAGGCGGTTCGCGTGTGCGGTGTGCGGGCAAGCGTTTGTGCAGAAGTGTAGCTTGAAAGGTCATTTGAAGACACATCATCACGAATATTCCTTGCAGATGGTATGA